From the Bos javanicus breed banteng chromosome 7, ARS-OSU_banteng_1.0, whole genome shotgun sequence genome, the window cgggcttcgttgctctgcagcatgtgggatcttcccagaccagggatcgtacccaagtcccctgcattggcaggtggattcttaaccactggactcccaaaGTCCTCAAGTATCATATTCTAATCTTGATCTCAGGTTCTGAGTGTGGACTCTTTCCTGTTGCTGTCACATCTGGATACCACCCTTGTGGTCAGATGTTAGAAGAGTTTTAAAATCAGGGTAAGGATTTATTAGGTGGAAGTTTTCAAAGGCAAGTGATGGAATTTGGTCAACCCTTCCTGATACATAAATCTGTACTCCCCGATGCTTGCATCACCCAGTGGCAGGAGTTCAATTCTAGAGTCTGGAAACCTGAGTGCGAATCACTTCACCAGCTCTTGCTGGAGTGCCAAGTATTTTGCATCCATACCTCATACCGTCATCTCACTTTACCTTTATCTTTCCATGGGGCCATAGATAAACAGGAGGATGTTAGAAGAACCTGATTCATAGGTCAACAGAGAATAAAATTAGTTAGAACGACATATTGACAATGTACGAGATTTGCCATAGTACCTCCTTGCCAAGATTTGGTATTGATtcgtatcattttttttttcatgtttaccaattttgtgcttagttgctcagtcacgtcagactctttgtgaccctatgggctgtagccctcgaggctcctctgtccatggaacttttgaggcaagaatactggagcgggttgccatttcctattctaagggatctttccgacttagggatcgaacccacgtctcttgcatctcttgcactggcaggtggattctttgctactagtgtcacctgggaagcccccttaccAACTGTACTGAAGTATAGTTATAGTACATCACCCACTGTAAGCGTATGAGTCCATGATTTCAGTAAATTTATAGAGTTGTGCGATTATCAGCATAATCcggttttagaacatttccatcacttggAAAAAGCTCCCTCATTGCCTTTCACATTTAATGTTCACTCCCACCCTTACAGTTTGACCAATacttttctgctttctgtctctataaactTGTCTTATGGGGACATTTCATATAGATGGAATCACATAATATGTAGTTTTTTGTCTctatcttctttcacttagcatgaaaGGTTCCTGTTCATTCATAACATGTATCAGCAATTTGTCCCCTTTAACTGCTTCATGGTATTCCATTGttaatgatattccattgtatggaaatacttttttccccctccattcTTCGGTTAATGGGCATTTGGATTCCTTCTACTTTTCACTACGGTGAATGATGTTATGAGCATTCGTATATGTAAATGTCTATGTGAACACATGTttgcatttctcttgggtaaatgctTAGGCATGAGACTGCTAAGTCATATAGTAtttgttcttaaatttttaagaaattttttgtggctgtactattttgtaTTCTCAGCAACTTCAGTTTCTCCACTTAGTAGTGTCtgctttattataataataataattaatattattagaGTCTATCTAATGGGTGTCGTAGTGGCATCTCACTGAAGcttcatttgcattttcctaatgactgatATTCAGcacattttatgtaattttttgaccattcatgtatctttttttgagaaacatcTATTAAGAATattgtccattttaaaaatttgagttaCTTGTCTTTATTATTCAGTTGTAAGagtgctttaaattttttaatataagctCTTTATCAAACAGTTGCAGAAAGAATTCGTGAGAATGAGAAAAGTGCTGAAAAATATGCCTCACACTAGAACACTGTGCTGGTGGTAGTGTGAGCAgttaataatacatttatttcagTGATACCTGTTAATGCCATTATTAACTACAATGCTTATAGCACAGTTTTGTGATAAGAATTCAATGAGGCATAAatggaaagggagaagaaaggataGAATTTGATGACCATTGAAAAGGGAGTGGTTGAACTGAGTTTTGGACATGAATTCCCAGAGCACTGAGAGAACACAGATCAGTCAGGCCATCATTTTCCCCATTAAATGTGCTGGGTCTGCACGAGCACGTGAACGAGTTGATTTTCTAGTCCCGCATTGATCTGGGCTCCAGAAGACTGGTCTTCAAAGTAAAACCTAATCCAGCAACAACAACATTTAGAAATTTGTTAGAAAGGCAGATTTTGAGTCCCATGCCCAATCTTCTGAAATTCATATTCTGAATTTCATATTCTGGGGCCAGCAATATGGGTTTGGACAGACGCTCCAGTGGATTTTGATGCAAGAAacagtttgaaaaaagaaaggcagattttGAGTTCCATGCCCAATCTTCTGAAATTCATATTCTGAATTTCATATTCTGGGGCCAGCAATATGGATTTGGACAGACGCTCCAGTGGATTTTGATGCAAGAAACAGTTTGAAAAACTCTACTCTAAAGCCCATGTTTAATATGCgtatggtttgtgtgtgtgtgtgttattttatttttgggcttcccaggtggctcagttggtaaagaatctgcctgcaatgcaggaggcctgggttctatccctgtgttgggaagatcttctggagaagggaaaggctacccactccagtatcctggcctgaagaatgccatggactgtatagcccaagggattccaaagagttgaacacgactgagtgattttcacttcactattttatttttaaaatttttattagggactcgtttcatacatgatattatacatgtttcaatgccattctcccaaatctccccaccctctccctctcccacagagtccacaagactgatctatacgagtcgccagtccaggttcgatgcacgatactggatgcttggggctggtgcactgggatgacccagagggagggtatggggagggaggagggaggagggaggagggttcaggatggggaacacaggtatacctgtggcggattcatttcgatatttggcaaaactaatacaatattgtaaagtttaaaaacaaaataaaataaaaaaattgtattggggtatagctgatttacaatgttgtgttagtttcaggaggtgtacagcaaagtaaattagttatacatatattcattcttttaaaaaatatttatttacttatttatttttggctgtaccaggccTTAGTTACAGCACACAGGCTTTAGTTATGTGGTGAGGGTTCCAGGGCGCGAGGACTCAGTaattgtggggcatgggctcagtagttgtgtcttGGGGGCTTAATGATCCaagggcatatgggatcttagttccccaacaagggtttgaacccatgtcctatgcattggaaggtggattcttcaccactggaccatcaagcgGAGTCCctatccactttttttttaggattcttttcccatatagtcattacagagtactgagtagagtttcctgtgctatacagtagatccttattagttatctatttttatgtataaatatatatcatttagctatctataaaatagatactagtttatataaaataatgtgtatattcctggagaaggaaatggcaacccactccagtattcttgcctggagaacctcatgaacagagaagcctggagggtccatggggtcacaaagagttggacatgacttacgactgaacaacagtgtgtgtatgtcagtcccagtctcccaatttatccctccatcCCCCTTCCCTATGCTTGATTTTGTTTTCCCTGCTTGCTGGTTGGAAGCTTTGGAGGATTCCCAAGGAATAAGCTATACATTGttccatattttatttctattagttGGTACAATGTGGGAAAGAATAAATTAGTTTAGAGGGAGTAcagaggacagaaagaaaagaggttgAGAAAGTAAGACTAAAAGAGGGacagaaggtaaagaaaaagatgaaaaatattttcagttcagtttacaaTGTAGATGTTATAGTGTTCTAAAAGAATGGGTTCTTGTACATCATTTATGTGTCCTATCAcatgtatttgttctttttttaaaaaaattttagtttaaattggagtatagccgattaacaaacaatgttgtgatagtttcaggtgaacagtgaagatactcagccatacatgcacatgtatccattttcccccacactcccctcccatccaggctgccgcatagcattgagcagagttccttgtgctatagagtaggtccttggttatccattttaaatatagcagtgtgtacctgtccatcccaaagtccttaactatcccttccccccagcaatCATAAATTCgttctctaggtctgtgagtctgtttctgttttcacgttttgtttttttttttctcatcagacTCAGCCACAACATGGAAACCAAAAACCAAACAGATATAGCAGAATTTCTCCTCCTTGGTCTCTCAGAAGATCCAGAAGAGCAGCCCCTCCTCTTCGGTCTATTCCTGACCATATATCTGGTCACTGCGCTTGGCAACCTGCTCATCATGCTGGCCATTGGCTctgactcccacctccacacccccatgtacttcttcctctcccatCTGTCCTTCACTGACCTCTGTTTCAGCACCACCACAGTCCCCAAGATGCTTGTGAACATTGAAAGACGGAGCAAATCCATCAGTTACATAGGCTGCCTCACCCAGGTTTGTTTTGTCCTCTTATTTGCAGGCTTGGAAAACTTTCTCCTGGCAGCGATGGCCtgtgaccgctatgtggccatctgccacaCACTGAGGTACGTTGTCATCATGAACCCCCGCCTCTGTGGCCTGTTGATTCTACTCTCCCTGGTCATTAGCAGTGCAGATGCCCTGCTCCACACTCTGATGGTATTACGACTGTCCTTCTGCACAGAGCTGGAAATCCCCCATTTCTTCTGTGAACTGGATCAGGTCATCAAGCTGGCATGTTCTGATACCCTCATCAATAACATCCTGGTATATTTAGTGACTAGCATATTGGGTGGTGTTCCTCTCCTTGGCATTATCTTCTCTTACACTCAAATTGTCTCCTCCATTCTGAGAATGCCCTCAGCTGGTGGGAAATATAAAGCCTTTTCCACCTGTGGATCTCATCTCTCTGTGGTTTCCTTATTTTATGGGACAGCTTTTGGAGTGTACATTAGTTCTGCACTTACACACTCTTCCAAGGAGACAGCAATAGCCTCATTGATGTACACGGTGGTCCCTCCAATGttgaaccccttcatctacagcctgaggaacagAGACATGAAGCAAGCCTTGCGGAAACTTATCTGAGGAACATCTTTTGTAGTTGTGTCACCTACCTTGTACTTGGGCTCCAGTATGAGTCAACAAACAAGAATAATAGGTTGGACCAAATGCCTGACTCTTACTTCACCAAAGTGctgcagtgatgaaattccaaAATAACTAAAACAGTTCAATTTAGGCTTGAAAACTGACTTTGCTCTTCTCTAATATTGAGATGTTTAAAATGTGTGTGAACTTTTTGATTATGACTTTTTGGTCAGGTTCTATCAAATTAAAACCTGAATTAGGCATTCTTTCTATAGTGATACTGAGGGGAATGTTTTTAGGAGAATGGTTGGGATAGAAAGAGGACACTGATTACAAAATATTGTAATTATGTGAAGGGATGGATATGATCATTATTCTGGCTGCAGTAGTAATTTCATTAGGTTTATATATCAAATTATCATGTTAATTTccattgattatctgttttacatagcCAGTGGAAATTAACAGGACAATTTGATATATATACCTAATGGAATTATAacattgatatatggcagaaatgaaaccaatattgtaatgcaattatacttcaattaaaaataagggtAATTTAACTTGTCATGTTAAACAActcaaatgaatatatattttttacttacttattttattttggccgcactgggtcttcattgcggcctataggctttctctggttgtggagcatggAGCCAGTTGCCCTACTacctgtgggatcttggctctcCCAGCAAGAATTGAGCCTGTGTCCCAtgaattggaaggtggattcttaaccactggaccaccagggacgtcccagtatgtatttttaaaaagaggtggaGAGGAAAACATAGTGTCCTCTTAGCGTCTCGGGGTGAGACAATTAGTTAACATGAAtttgggaaaaaagaaggaatttaTCAAACTAaagtccttttttgtttgtttcctttcctatgcaaaagcttttagtttCTGGTAGCttccttgtttgtttatttcttaaagattttcttttttttttttttactctcagttcagttcagttcagttcagttgctcagtcgtgtctgactctttgtgaccccatgaatcgcagcacgccaggcctccctgtccatcaccatctcccggagttcactcaaactcacgtccatcgagtcggtgatgccatccagccatctcatcctctgtcgtccccttctcctcctgcccccaatccctcccagtagcagagtcttttccaatgagtcaactctttgcatgaggtggccaaaggacatAATTCAATCCAAAGTTCTCCAATGTGGAGAAAATGTATGTTGAATCTATTATGTGAAAATTGAGAAAAGGTGATAACAAAAGTCTAAAAAGGGAGTAGGAAGTCTGTGTATATTGACCACAGAGGAAAATCAGGTTGTGCTCTATAAAACTGAGGtgagaaattaagaaacagaaaacattcaACAGTTCTAGAATTGCACCATGAAGGTTGAGTGTCAGAGAATTGAtatatttgaactgtggtgctagagaagactcttgagagttccttggacagcaaggagatcaaatcagtcaatcctataggaaatcaaccctgaatattcattggcaggactgatgctgaagctgaagcttcaatactttgaccacctgatgtgaagagctgactcactggaaaagactatcAAAGatagcagcccctgctcactgcaactagagaaaatccacATGCAGCAAAGGAGACccgagcagcaaaaaaaaaaaaaaaaaaattttaaaaagaggaaaagattgTCAGCcttaagaaggaaaaaggaaattgagCAAAGTTCACTTGGATACTTCAAATGCTTTTGTAGTTGTgggattttaaacattttaatctgTGCTAATTACTTAGCAGGGATCTTAGCCCCTGGTATAAAGGACTTGCTATTTAAGATGCTCACAACTGGATGAGAAAATGAGACCTTATATCTAGAATCTCTTACCTTCCCTACTACACACAAAACAGTGTATGAGATAAATACATGCACACTCTTTCCTGTCTAGCTGTAAGTCACATTTTTACTTGAAAGCTAATGAGAAAAGACCATACTATTTCAGATTTTATATGAACACTAGTAATTAATCTCCACAAATAGGTTATTAATTCtagacttatttttcttttcctttattctctaGCTAGGTAGCCCAACGGGACCCATCCTGTCCTTCATTTCCAAGTTTTTATGacatatgctaagttgctttagttgtgcccaactctttgtgacccatggactacagcccgccaggctctactgtccatgggattctccaggcaagaatactggcatgggttgccgtttctttctctgGTTTTATGACATATATAGAATTAATTAATCCCCTGATACTCAGTAACTTGATCTGTTCTCTATTACCTTTATGTTTTGACACATCTTTCTCAGTTGTATAATTAGCACGTAACgtcaggaaaataaatattgaaaatcaaTCATGATAGTCagatcttcttcctctttttctgttgGGCCCCAttacagactgggtggcttggGTACTGGCACCTGCAGGAGTCCCTGGTTTATGTGCCAGGATCAATTCAATGACACTTCCACTTTCTGTGTTAAGACCCGTGAGAATGTGCTTATTGATTGCCCAAAACAGGCAAGAGTTGATTCCCTAAATTCTAGTTGCTTCAatacatttttgcatttttcttgagAATCAATGGTTTTGAGAAAGTCTCCAAGGTGTGAACAGCTTATTAGTATACTAATGTTTAGAGATGAATGGACTTAGgcatattttcttcattaatgGGAAATTCTGCACCATGAACATGGAATCAGCACAAGTAACCATAACAACATCAATCCTCTGGGCTAAGACTTTGACTCAGACAGCCCTGAGCATAACTGCGCTGCAGCACTTGCCGTGTGAATAAGTATGACAtggtgaagatcccacatgccacaacggagacctgatgtagccaaataaatgaataaatacttgtggacacagtcagggaagaagagagtgggacaaatggagaaagcATCATcaacatacatacactaccatgtgtaaaacagatggccaGTGAGAAGTTGCAGTATAACacggagcccagcctggtgctctgtgatgacctagagaggtggtttggtgggaagggagagaggctTAGGAGGAAGGGGACATTTGCATAACTATGGCTGATTtgcactgttgtacagcagaaaaccaatacaacattgtaaagcaatttccctaattgtatacctatggctgattcatgtgaatatttggcagaaaccaacacaattccgtaaaaaattatccttcaattagaaaatgaataaatataacaaaagaaaaaataataaattttaaaataaaatttaaaagagaatgcatgttgatgtatagcaaaaccaacacaatattgtaaagtaaaaaaaaaataataaaagagaaatgaaataatgccatttacagtgacatggatggacctagagacggTCATTACCTAGAATTgtcattattgttgttgctgttagtcATGCTGTTAGTCATGCTGTTAGTCATTCagactaagtcatgtctgaatcttgggaccccatggaccatcaggctcccctgttcatgggattctccaggcaagaatactggagtgggttgccacgccctcctccaggggatcttcccaacccaggcatcgaacgcaggtctcctgcattggcaggcggtttctttaccactgagccactaggaaagcccagagattgtcatactgaatgaaataagtcaggcagagaatgACAgatactgtatggtatcactgGTATGTAATAGAAAAAATACAACAGACAAGTTAATATAACTAAAAACAAGCAGACTCTGAGATATAGAGAACGAATTAGTGGTTACCAGCCGGGAGGGAGGGGCAATAGAGAGGTGGGGGGGATTGGTGGCCTAAACGATCGGGTATAATATAGACTACAGGGATGTATTTTGCAACATGCAGATTATAGTCAGCATtttataacaactgtaaataGTGCTTAACCTTCAAAATgtgtggaaaatataaaaatcactcatttacattttctcatgctatcagctcagttcagttcagtcgctcagtcatgtctgactctttgcgaccccatgaatcgcagcacgccaggcctccctgtccatcaccaactccctgagttcactcaaactcacgtccatcgggtcagtgatgccatccagccatctcatcctctgtcatccccttctcctcctgcccccaatccctcccagcatcagagtcttttccaatgagtcaactcttcgcatgaggtggccaaagtattggagtttcagctttagcgtcataaagtctgacactgtttccaccgtttccccatctatttcccatgaagtgatgggaccagatgccacgattttaatttgctgaatgttgagctttaagccaactttttcactctcttctttcactttcatcgaaaggctttttagttcctcttcactttctgccataagggtggtgtcatctgcatatctgaggttattgatatttctcccagcaatcttgattccagcttgtgcttcttccagcccagtgtttctcatgatgtactctgcatataagttaaataagcgggtgacaatatacagccttcacatactccttttcctatttggaaccagtctgttgttccatgtccagttctaactgttgcttcctgacctgcatataggtttctcaagatgcaggtcaggtggcctggtattcccatctctttcagagttttccacagtttattgtgatccacacagtcaaaggctttggcatagtcaataaagcagaaatagatgtttttctagaactctcttgctttttccatgatccagcggatgttggcaatttgatctctggttcctctgccttttctaaaaccagcttgaacatctggaagttcacagttcacatattgctgaagcctggcttggagaattttgagcattactttactagtgtgtgagatgagtgcaattatgcggtaattgagcattctctggcatcagctttctttaggattggaatgaaaactgaccttttccagtcctgtggccacttctgagttttgtaGTGATTTGTTTATGGCAT encodes:
- the LOC133251962 gene encoding olfactory receptor 7G3-like: METKNQTDIAEFLLLGLSEDPEEQPLLFGLFLTIYLVTALGNLLIMLAIGSDSHLHTPMYFFLSHLSFTDLCFSTTTVPKMLVNIERRSKSISYIGCLTQVCFVLLFAGLENFLLAAMACDRYVAICHTLRYVVIMNPRLCGLLILLSLVISSADALLHTLMVLRLSFCTELEIPHFFCELDQVIKLACSDTLINNILVYLVTSILGGVPLLGIIFSYTQIVSSILRMPSAGGKYKAFSTCGSHLSVVSLFYGTAFGVYISSALTHSSKETAIASLMYTVVPPMLNPFIYSLRNRDMKQALRKLI